One segment of Bacillus alkalisoli DNA contains the following:
- a CDS encoding YokU family protein: MTCEWCQSKEIKETTTTVHWELPDGTRAITINDTPAIQCLECGIEYQSEKIIKEIEDQLFLVNTKQLENITTYKTLLALPRLLKRNYFDF; the protein is encoded by the coding sequence ATGACTTGTGAATGGTGTCAAAGTAAAGAAATAAAAGAAACTACTACAACCGTTCATTGGGAATTACCAGATGGAACAAGAGCTATCACGATAAATGATACTCCAGCTATTCAATGTTTAGAGTGTGGAATAGAATATCAATCCGAAAAAATAATTAAAGAAATAGAAGACCAATTATTTTTAGTTAATACAAAGCAACTAGAAAATATAACAACCTACAAAACATTATTAGCTCTTCCAAGGCTACTAAAAAGAAATTATTTTGATTTTTAA
- a CDS encoding peptidase: MKDVKKEVENWLLDNEPRMIKLLQRLVQEPSTQGVESAAQAIIVETCRELGLQLDIWEPGGEQLKKHPYFVTTRKNFSNSPNVVAVRKGTGGGKSIILNGHIDVVPEGDVSQWNDEPFSGSVVDGKLYGRGSTDMKGGNVALLMALKAIQSLNIPIKGDIIFQSVIEEESGGAGTLAAILRGYKADAALIPEPTNMKIFPKQQGSLWFRLVVKGKSAHGGTRYEGVSAIEKAMLVVQGLLDLEKLRNARVTDPLYKNTPIPLPINIGKINGGSWPSSVPDSVELEGRIGVGPEEDIEKVKEELEQVISQLYKKDSWFEKAPIKVEWFGARWVPGSVEIDHPFVQTLIHNFEIVKQTQPTIEASPWGTDGGLFTQLLNIPIVVFGPGATEVAHFPNEYISIQNIMETTKIITFTLLDWCEIDNT, translated from the coding sequence TTGAAAGATGTAAAAAAAGAAGTAGAAAATTGGCTCCTAGATAACGAACCAAGAATGATCAAGTTATTACAGCGGTTAGTACAAGAACCTAGTACACAAGGGGTAGAAAGCGCTGCTCAAGCTATCATTGTAGAAACGTGTAGAGAGCTCGGCTTACAGTTAGACATATGGGAGCCAGGTGGTGAACAATTAAAAAAACACCCTTATTTTGTAACAACACGTAAAAACTTTTCCAATTCACCAAATGTAGTTGCTGTTCGAAAAGGCACTGGCGGCGGGAAATCGATTATATTAAATGGTCATATTGATGTAGTACCAGAAGGTGACGTTAGTCAGTGGAATGATGAGCCATTCTCCGGTAGTGTAGTTGATGGGAAATTGTATGGACGTGGCTCAACAGATATGAAAGGTGGAAATGTAGCACTTTTAATGGCTCTTAAAGCCATTCAATCTCTTAATATTCCGATAAAAGGAGATATCATTTTTCAAAGTGTAATAGAAGAAGAAAGTGGTGGTGCTGGGACACTTGCTGCGATTTTAAGGGGATATAAGGCAGATGCAGCACTAATTCCTGAACCTACCAACATGAAGATTTTCCCTAAACAACAAGGATCTCTCTGGTTCCGCCTAGTTGTTAAAGGGAAGTCTGCTCACGGTGGAACTAGATATGAAGGCGTTAGTGCAATAGAAAAGGCGATGCTTGTTGTTCAAGGACTTTTAGACTTAGAAAAATTAAGGAACGCACGCGTAACCGATCCACTATATAAAAATACTCCAATACCACTTCCTATTAATATAGGAAAAATAAACGGAGGTAGTTGGCCATCTTCTGTACCAGATTCCGTTGAACTAGAAGGTAGGATCGGTGTCGGACCTGAAGAAGATATTGAGAAAGTTAAAGAGGAATTAGAACAAGTAATTTCGCAATTGTATAAAAAAGATTCCTGGTTTGAAAAAGCACCTATAAAAGTGGAATGGTTCGGAGCACGGTGGGTACCAGGTTCTGTAGAAATAGATCATCCTTTTGTTCAAACGTTAATCCATAACTTTGAAATAGTGAAACAAACACAACCAACCATCGAAGCTTCACCATGGGGTACAGATGGTGGATTGTTTACCCAATTGTTAAATATTCCAATCGTAGTATTCGGACCTGGCGCTACAGAAGTCGCCCACTTTCCAAACGAATACATCTCCATCCAAAACATAATGGAAACCACCAAAATCATCACCTTCACCCTACTAGACTGGTGTGAAATAGACAACACCTAA
- a CDS encoding M15 family metallopeptidase — protein MKKKATMAALLLFLAGCSSNMNDINIKFWEKGSTSESTDSGLSKEEDTIQDEKLVEEEEQTGFAFRQNDFTELNGNNMILNPSNVLALVNKEQSLPSDYVPSDLVIPNVGFSFTGEFERNFMRKEAAIHLEKLFNDARKYGVEVFAVSGYRSYERQDTIYSNNIKRWGEERTNTVSAVPGHSEHQTGLAMDITSHSVGLQLTQDFGEVEEGIWIKENAHKHGFIIRYLQGKEEITGYEYEPWHLRYVGVDAATYIFENGLTLEEFFYETQN, from the coding sequence ATGAAAAAAAAAGCCACTATGGCAGCTTTACTATTATTTTTAGCAGGTTGTTCATCTAATATGAATGACATTAACATTAAATTTTGGGAAAAAGGTTCTACTAGTGAATCTACGGATAGTGGGCTATCGAAAGAAGAAGATACTATTCAAGATGAAAAACTAGTAGAGGAGGAGGAACAAACAGGCTTTGCGTTCCGTCAAAATGACTTTACAGAGTTAAATGGAAATAACATGATTTTAAATCCTAGTAATGTTTTAGCTTTAGTTAATAAAGAACAATCTTTACCGAGTGATTATGTACCTAGTGATCTTGTGATTCCTAATGTTGGTTTTAGTTTCACTGGAGAATTTGAAAGAAATTTCATGCGAAAAGAAGCTGCAATACATCTTGAAAAGTTATTTAATGACGCACGTAAGTATGGAGTGGAGGTCTTTGCTGTTTCTGGTTACCGTTCCTATGAGCGACAAGACACTATTTATTCCAACAACATTAAAAGATGGGGAGAGGAACGTACTAATACTGTTTCTGCTGTCCCTGGGCATAGCGAACACCAAACAGGCTTAGCGATGGATATAACGAGTCATAGTGTAGGTTTACAATTAACGCAAGATTTTGGAGAAGTTGAAGAAGGTATTTGGATTAAAGAAAATGCCCACAAACACGGTTTTATTATTCGATATTTACAAGGAAAAGAAGAAATTACTGGGTATGAATATGAACCATGGCACCTACGATATGTAGGCGTAGATGCAGCAACGTATATTTTTGAGAACGGACTAACATTAGAAGAATTTTTCTATGAGACCCAAAATTAA
- a CDS encoding YodL domain-containing protein: MLAFKRFMKIGPLTYDVTIMQTPKYGEDKGYSPVYRLELIGDCHEEVLSKVYSRFNVSDLKPKDFTGRYISTGDIVLIDEGTGGMTYYRLEVGGWVKINRACIK; encoded by the coding sequence ATGTTGGCGTTTAAGCGATTTATGAAGATAGGTCCACTAACTTATGATGTTACCATTATGCAAACCCCTAAATATGGGGAAGACAAAGGCTATTCGCCCGTTTATCGTTTAGAGTTAATAGGGGATTGCCACGAAGAAGTACTTTCAAAAGTATATTCTCGATTTAATGTGTCAGATTTAAAGCCAAAAGATTTCACCGGAAGATATATTAGCACAGGGGATATTGTATTAATAGACGAAGGAACAGGTGGAATGACCTATTATCGATTAGAAGTTGGAGGATGGGTAAAAATAAACCGCGCGTGTATTAAATGA
- the kamA gene encoding lysine 2,3-aminomutase, which yields MIHNVYQPTRHWKEIELWKDITEEQWNDWLWQLTNTIRTLDDLKKVVNLTPEEEEGVKISTKTIPLNITPYYASLMDPNDARCPIRMQSVPISKEIYKTKYDLEDPLYEDEDSPVPGLTHRYPDRVLFLVTNQCSMYCRYCTRRRFSGQIGMGVPKKQLDAAIAYIAATPEVRDVLISGGDGLLINDQILEYILKNLRAIPHVEIIRIGTRAPVVFPQRITENLCNILKKYHPIWLNTHFNTSIEITEESKQACEMLANAGVPVGNQAVILAGINDSVPIMKKLMHDLVKIRVRPYYIYQCDLSEGIGHFRAPVSKGLEIIEGLRGHTSGYAVPTFVVDAPGGGGKIAVQPNYIISQSASKVVLRNFEGVITTYPEPESYVPGRAEAYFEKIYPDMSQKSSNVGIAGLMNDTQFNLVPEGLNRLYRRKNYETDPAHSSLKDKRTKRDELKDKKFQAQLKKYSEDSPELKEGME from the coding sequence ATGATCCACAATGTTTACCAACCGACAAGACATTGGAAAGAGATAGAATTATGGAAAGATATAACAGAAGAACAATGGAATGATTGGTTATGGCAACTTACTAATACAATTAGAACGTTAGATGATTTGAAAAAAGTTGTTAACTTAACACCTGAAGAAGAAGAGGGAGTTAAAATTTCTACGAAAACAATACCTCTTAACATCACTCCATATTACGCTTCTTTGATGGATCCAAATGACGCAAGATGTCCAATACGAATGCAATCAGTACCAATATCAAAAGAAATATACAAAACGAAGTACGATTTAGAAGATCCATTATATGAAGATGAAGATTCACCAGTACCAGGATTAACTCACCGTTATCCTGATAGAGTATTATTTTTAGTGACAAATCAATGTTCTATGTACTGCCGATATTGTACTAGACGTAGATTTTCTGGCCAAATTGGTATGGGTGTCCCGAAAAAACAACTAGATGCAGCTATTGCCTACATTGCTGCAACACCTGAAGTAAGAGACGTTTTAATATCAGGTGGAGATGGTTTATTAATAAACGACCAAATACTTGAATACATTTTAAAAAATCTAAGAGCCATTCCACATGTGGAGATCATTCGAATTGGAACAAGAGCACCGGTTGTTTTTCCACAAAGAATAACAGAAAATCTTTGTAACATATTAAAAAAATATCATCCGATCTGGTTAAATACTCATTTTAATACTTCTATAGAAATTACCGAAGAATCCAAACAAGCATGTGAGATGTTAGCAAATGCTGGCGTACCAGTCGGAAATCAGGCTGTTATTTTGGCAGGTATTAATGACAGTGTTCCGATTATGAAAAAACTAATGCATGATTTAGTAAAAATAAGGGTCCGTCCATATTACATTTATCAGTGTGATTTATCAGAAGGAATTGGACATTTCCGCGCTCCCGTTTCTAAAGGCTTAGAAATTATTGAAGGACTTAGAGGACACACTTCAGGCTATGCTGTCCCAACCTTCGTGGTCGATGCTCCAGGTGGGGGGGGGAAGATAGCCGTCCAACCTAATTACATCATTTCACAAAGTGCGAGCAAAGTTGTATTACGTAACTTTGAAGGGGTAATCACAACCTACCCTGAACCAGAATCTTATGTTCCTGGAAGAGCGGAAGCCTATTTTGAGAAAATATATCCAGACATGAGTCAAAAGAGTTCAAATGTAGGTATCGCAGGTTTAATGAATGATACACAATTCAATTTAGTCCCGGAAGGTTTAAACAGGTTGTATAGAAGAAAAAATTATGAAACAGACCCTGCACACAGTTCTTTAAAAGATAAGCGGACCAAAAGAGATGAGTTAAAAGATAAAAAGTTCCAAGCGCAACTGAAAAAGTATAGTGAGGACTCTCCTGAATTGAAGGAGGGGATGGAATGA
- a CDS encoding DUF2515 family protein: MSNSNVSNNIILTGVERDFIVGHWFHSSQEKPATKKEETFILHAKQETAKHNVDNVTRTNAYWNFYKKNPEVHWAFLAHMVSRNGGWNMTDLKGSIVPNFLPYNETSVYFSFLEKANYLIFHDAYPQLLLYEQSKMENKSLFYLLPMLGVSSFMEPIWKLFFQQKNSEMLTYALIINEQNYIEKRVIQNPFYSEHVLNTIPFALQERLGFTKVILPFQTDNAVRLAGVTVSRFHHITSRINVGKQLYNILFKNNIVLDGVILFAENHIHTGSRTDYFPNLFSTSKTIGKVYSPTIPSAWKVYTHSIPKIEDWFQKDTETLDLFNRLEQKVEYDITDSYLKNLLKLTGFGKIKEYLEKI, encoded by the coding sequence ATGAGCAATTCTAATGTGTCTAACAATATTATTTTGACAGGGGTTGAAAGGGACTTTATTGTTGGACATTGGTTCCATTCTTCACAAGAAAAACCGGCCACTAAAAAAGAAGAAACGTTTATTTTACATGCCAAGCAGGAAACAGCCAAACATAATGTAGATAATGTAACTAGAACAAATGCTTATTGGAATTTTTATAAAAAAAATCCAGAAGTTCACTGGGCTTTTTTAGCACATATGGTCTCTAGAAACGGTGGTTGGAACATGACTGACCTAAAAGGAAGTATTGTTCCGAACTTTTTACCATACAATGAAACCTCAGTTTATTTTTCCTTTTTAGAAAAAGCAAACTATCTTATTTTTCATGATGCATATCCTCAACTTTTACTGTATGAACAATCTAAAATGGAAAACAAAAGTCTTTTTTACTTGCTGCCGATGCTTGGGGTATCTTCTTTTATGGAACCAATATGGAAGTTGTTTTTTCAACAAAAAAATTCGGAAATGTTGACTTATGCATTAATAATAAATGAACAAAATTATATAGAAAAAAGAGTAATTCAAAATCCCTTTTATAGTGAGCACGTTTTAAATACGATCCCGTTTGCTCTTCAAGAAAGATTAGGGTTTACCAAAGTAATATTACCTTTTCAAACTGATAATGCTGTGCGGTTAGCAGGTGTAACCGTTTCACGTTTTCATCATATCACATCTAGAATAAATGTAGGAAAACAACTATATAACATCTTGTTCAAAAATAACATAGTTTTGGATGGTGTAATACTGTTCGCTGAAAACCATATTCATACTGGTTCTAGAACAGATTACTTCCCAAATCTATTTTCCACTTCAAAAACAATAGGGAAAGTATATAGCCCCACTATACCTTCTGCTTGGAAAGTTTACACTCATTCCATCCCGAAAATAGAAGACTGGTTTCAAAAAGATACGGAAACATTAGACTTGTTTAATAGACTTGAACAGAAAGTTGAATATGATATTACAGATTCTTACTTAAAAAACTTATTGAAGTTAACTGGTTTCGGCAAAATAAAAGAATACTTAGAGAAAATATAA
- a CDS encoding YozD family protein: MKEIEVVIDTDEIAEFFYNELVRRGFVPSETEISELADITFDYLIDKCIIDEEME; encoded by the coding sequence GTGAAAGAAATAGAAGTAGTAATTGATACTGATGAAATTGCCGAGTTCTTTTACAATGAATTAGTAAGAAGAGGTTTTGTTCCTTCAGAAACTGAGATTAGTGAACTTGCCGACATTACCTTTGATTATTTAATTGACAAATGTATTATTGATGAAGAAATGGAATAA
- a CDS encoding sigma-54 interaction domain-containing protein has product MRKIEALSNEMLKSILNGIDEAIHAVDKEGITIFYNENAAQHDDMRVEDVIGRHVLEVFPSLTKQTSTLLQVLSTQKAIYHQNQRFENKRGVIIETVNTTIPIFIDGVLEGAAEIAKNYSQLKMMSNKLVDLQSKLSSKGQRRNKSFKQFYSLQDFMTKDTECKRLLEQAEKISKTNLPVMIYGETGTGKEIIAQGIHVASQRNRNEFIAQNCAAIPNTLLESILFGTEKGSFTGAETKPGLLELADGGTLFLDELNSMPFELQAKLLRVMEDGCLRRVGSTKPIYVDIRIIVASNENPERCVREGKIRKDLYYRLSTCSLHIPALRKRPTDIPLLIHYFLEKNKWEETPHIPESTLDIFCQYEWHGNVRELKNTIELLLATNLGNKTIAIESLPSKFLSAQNNKKRVTDFSLRETLENKEMELIDLALQQTDGNIVQAARLLKIPRQTLQYKISKFSLTVPKT; this is encoded by the coding sequence ATGAGAAAAATAGAAGCTCTTTCAAATGAAATGTTAAAAAGTATACTAAATGGTATTGATGAAGCCATCCATGCCGTTGATAAAGAAGGAATAACGATTTTTTACAATGAGAATGCAGCCCAACATGATGATATGAGAGTGGAAGATGTAATTGGTAGACATGTATTAGAAGTATTTCCATCTCTAACGAAACAGACTAGTACACTTCTACAAGTTTTAAGTACACAAAAAGCCATTTACCATCAAAATCAACGCTTTGAAAATAAACGAGGTGTGATTATAGAAACAGTAAACACAACCATCCCTATCTTTATAGATGGTGTGTTAGAAGGTGCTGCTGAAATCGCAAAGAATTATAGTCAGCTTAAAATGATGTCCAATAAGTTAGTAGATTTACAATCAAAGCTTTCTTCCAAAGGACAACGTAGAAATAAAAGTTTTAAGCAGTTCTATAGCCTTCAGGACTTCATGACAAAAGATACGGAATGTAAAAGATTGCTAGAACAAGCGGAAAAAATCTCGAAAACAAATTTACCGGTCATGATTTACGGAGAAACAGGTACAGGTAAAGAGATCATCGCACAAGGTATACATGTTGCTTCACAAAGAAATAGAAATGAATTTATAGCGCAAAACTGTGCTGCTATTCCGAATACATTGTTAGAAAGTATTTTATTTGGAACAGAAAAAGGAAGCTTTACGGGAGCAGAAACAAAACCTGGATTATTAGAATTAGCAGACGGTGGAACTCTCTTTCTAGACGAACTAAACTCGATGCCTTTCGAACTTCAAGCAAAGTTATTACGAGTAATGGAAGATGGTTGCCTTAGAAGAGTAGGAAGTACAAAACCAATCTATGTAGATATTAGAATCATCGTTGCCTCGAATGAAAATCCGGAACGTTGTGTTCGAGAAGGAAAAATACGAAAAGATTTATATTACCGATTAAGTACATGCAGCCTTCATATTCCCGCATTAAGAAAGAGACCTACTGACATCCCGTTATTAATTCATTATTTTTTAGAAAAAAACAAGTGGGAAGAAACACCACATATTCCCGAAAGTACGTTGGATATATTTTGTCAATATGAGTGGCATGGTAATGTACGGGAGTTAAAAAATACGATAGAACTTCTGTTAGCGACTAATCTAGGAAACAAAACAATTGCGATTGAAAGCCTTCCTTCAAAGTTTTTGTCAGCACAAAACAACAAGAAAAGAGTTACTGATTTTTCTTTAAGAGAAACACTTGAAAATAAAGAAATGGAATTAATTGATTTAGCCCTTCAACAAACAGACGGTAACATCGTTCAAGCAGCAAGGTTATTGAAAATACCTAGACAAACTCTGCAATATAAAATTTCTAAGTTTTCTTTAACAGTGCCGAAAACTTAG
- the deoD gene encoding purine-nucleoside phosphorylase, with translation MSVHIGAKQGEIAETILLPGDPLRAKYIAETFLEDAVCYNEVRGMLGYTGTYKGHRISVQGTGMGVPSISIYVNELMQEYNVQNLIRVGTCGAIQKDVKVRDVILAMSASTDSQMNRMTFGGVDYAPTANFDLLKRAYDVGVEKGLNLKVGNVFTADMFYNDNAEWEKWAKYGILAIEMESSALYTLAAKYGRNALSVLTVSDHILTGEETTAEERQTTFSDMMEVALEAVIK, from the coding sequence ATGAGTGTACATATCGGAGCAAAACAAGGTGAAATAGCGGAAACAATTCTACTACCAGGTGATCCGTTACGAGCTAAATATATCGCAGAAACATTTTTAGAAGATGCAGTATGCTATAACGAAGTTCGTGGGATGTTAGGATATACTGGTACTTATAAAGGCCATCGAATTTCTGTACAAGGTACTGGAATGGGTGTTCCTTCGATTTCAATTTATGTAAATGAATTAATGCAAGAATATAATGTTCAAAATTTAATTCGTGTAGGTACTTGTGGAGCAATCCAAAAAGACGTGAAAGTTCGTGACGTTATTTTGGCAATGAGTGCTTCCACTGATTCTCAAATGAACCGTATGACTTTTGGTGGTGTCGACTATGCACCAACTGCAAACTTTGATTTATTAAAGAGAGCATACGATGTTGGGGTAGAAAAAGGATTAAACCTTAAAGTTGGTAATGTTTTTACAGCTGACATGTTTTACAACGACAATGCCGAGTGGGAAAAGTGGGCTAAATACGGCATTTTAGCAATTGAAATGGAATCTTCTGCACTTTATACTTTAGCAGCAAAATATGGAAGAAACGCACTTTCTGTATTAACTGTAAGTGATCATATCTTAACAGGTGAAGAAACGACAGCTGAAGAGCGTCAAACAACATTTAGCGATATGATGGAAGTAGCATTAGAAGCAGTTATAAAATAA
- a CDS encoding 3-oxoacid CoA-transferase subunit B produces the protein MGLGKNVREEIANRAAKEITSGMVVNLGIGIPSLVPNFLAEESKVMFHAENGILGMGPTPYEGEEDENLCNAAGFPVTLIKGASYFDSSIAFGMIRRGKLDLTILGSLQVSENGDLANWIVPGKRVPGMGGAMELSQKAQKVIVVMNHTNKNGESKIVKECTIPITTPSCVNMIITEMAVFEFIEGKLTLTEIMDGYTINQIKENTLATFIIHKNLC, from the coding sequence ATGGGTTTGGGAAAAAACGTACGTGAGGAAATAGCGAATAGAGCAGCAAAGGAAATAACCTCAGGCATGGTTGTAAATTTAGGTATAGGGATACCATCCCTTGTTCCGAATTTTTTAGCAGAAGAATCGAAAGTTATGTTTCACGCGGAAAACGGCATCTTAGGAATGGGACCTACTCCATACGAAGGAGAAGAAGATGAAAACCTATGTAATGCTGCAGGTTTCCCCGTAACCCTTATAAAAGGAGCTTCATATTTTGACAGTAGTATAGCTTTTGGAATGATTAGACGCGGAAAGCTAGATCTTACCATACTTGGTAGTTTACAAGTTAGTGAGAATGGAGACTTAGCAAATTGGATTGTTCCTGGAAAAAGAGTTCCGGGGATGGGTGGAGCAATGGAGTTATCTCAAAAAGCACAAAAAGTCATTGTCGTTATGAACCATACGAATAAAAATGGAGAATCCAAGATTGTAAAAGAATGTACGATACCAATAACAACTCCCTCTTGTGTAAACATGATTATTACAGAAATGGCTGTTTTTGAATTTATAGAAGGTAAATTAACCTTAACGGAAATTATGGACGGATATACAATCAATCAAATAAAAGAAAATACGTTAGCTACATTTATTATTCATAAAAATCTATGCTAG
- a CDS encoding spore coat protein, translating into MFPWNKMFPFPKDYMKDSPIFKQSDVENMMNKAMKNNFQPNSPLINSTDFFEQSFELLNKVQASKKKKKVGFQPNVFETHDEVFVRFPISNEQQLLSLKTYHTTTTCVIENIPNNGNKHTISLPSVVKATGSRAIYKNGVLEIRIPKEQNIPITKIPIDYIKQKRPKNKN; encoded by the coding sequence ATGTTCCCGTGGAATAAGATGTTTCCTTTTCCTAAAGACTACATGAAAGACTCTCCTATTTTTAAACAATCAGATGTAGAAAATATGATGAACAAGGCAATGAAAAATAACTTTCAACCTAATTCTCCATTAATAAATTCTACGGACTTTTTTGAACAATCATTTGAGTTGCTTAATAAGGTGCAAGCTTCTAAGAAGAAGAAAAAAGTTGGCTTTCAACCTAATGTATTTGAAACACATGACGAAGTGTTTGTAAGGTTTCCTATATCAAACGAACAACAACTTCTCTCCCTTAAAACGTATCATACAACCACAACTTGCGTAATTGAAAACATACCTAACAACGGTAACAAACATACAATTAGCCTTCCGTCAGTTGTTAAAGCTACAGGCTCAAGAGCTATTTATAAGAATGGCGTTTTAGAAATTAGAATCCCCAAAGAACAAAATATCCCGATAACGAAAATACCTATAGATTATATAAAACAAAAACGACCAAAAAATAAAAACTAA
- a CDS encoding YozE family protein: MKKSFYHYILKYRHALKKDEISEFANNVYDDHSFPKNSTNYNEISDYLEFNGHYLKSMSTFDIAWDLYELDEK; the protein is encoded by the coding sequence GTGAAAAAATCTTTTTATCATTATATTTTGAAATATCGACATGCACTAAAAAAAGATGAAATTAGTGAATTCGCTAACAACGTATACGATGATCATAGCTTTCCAAAAAACTCAACAAACTACAATGAGATTAGTGACTATCTAGAGTTTAACGGACATTATTTAAAAAGCATGTCCACTTTTGACATTGCATGGGACTTATACGAACTAGACGAAAAGTAA
- the ablB gene encoding putative beta-lysine N-acetyltransferase, with amino-acid sequence MTHKKKKIDIKNNYGVLSGVKDYFNKRLIMETFTGNTTYCLEALEALQKEEYVEKTIAKVKENQLFSFIQNGYILEAKIPTYFDGTDAYFVCKYHIQERYNSTKWIEEDSILKNAKNKQTNTIRLLPSNFKVRQVVAEDAENLSSLYKDVFEVYPVPIIDPEYIKEQLICGTIFYCLEVEGKIVAAASADIHRNFRNAEITDCATLQPYRKYGVMKVIITHIEEELIRNQIFCSFSIARSLSFGMNAVLHQLDYSYTGRLKNNCYIFDKIEDMNVWVKNLSNANFSALIAKG; translated from the coding sequence ATGACACATAAAAAGAAAAAAATAGATATCAAAAACAACTACGGAGTCCTTAGTGGAGTAAAAGACTACTTTAACAAAAGACTAATTATGGAAACCTTCACCGGTAACACTACATACTGTTTAGAAGCGTTAGAAGCATTACAAAAAGAAGAATACGTAGAAAAAACAATTGCAAAAGTAAAAGAGAATCAATTGTTTTCTTTTATACAAAACGGATACATATTAGAAGCAAAAATACCTACATATTTTGATGGCACAGATGCGTACTTCGTTTGTAAATACCACATACAAGAAAGATATAATTCTACTAAATGGATAGAAGAAGATTCCATATTAAAGAATGCCAAAAATAAACAAACAAATACAATTAGGCTATTACCATCAAATTTTAAAGTAAGACAAGTTGTAGCAGAAGATGCAGAAAACCTATCATCACTTTATAAGGATGTATTTGAAGTATATCCTGTCCCAATCATAGATCCTGAATATATAAAAGAACAGTTAATTTGCGGGACCATTTTTTATTGTCTCGAAGTGGAAGGGAAAATCGTTGCAGCTGCTTCAGCTGACATTCACCGAAATTTTCGAAATGCTGAAATTACAGATTGTGCAACATTACAACCATATCGAAAATACGGTGTAATGAAAGTCATAATAACACATATCGAAGAAGAATTAATTCGTAATCAAATATTTTGTTCGTTTTCCATCGCTCGCTCTTTATCTTTTGGTATGAATGCCGTTTTACACCAATTAGATTATTCATATACAGGTAGGCTTAAAAATAATTGTTATATTTTTGACAAGATAGAAGACATGAATGTGTGGGTAAAAAATCTTTCAAATGCCAATTTTTCGGCACTAATTGCTAAAGGTTAG
- a CDS encoding CoA transferase subunit A codes for MSNNSFGKIVNSNEITHLLHDNMSIMFGGFGGVGNPPLLIDALIETGINNLTLIGNDAGFPTIGIGKLVSLGRAKKLITSHIGSNPIAGQLMTDGKLEIEFSPQGTLAERIRAGGVGLGGILVDVGLQSEIVRNNKPTTFINEKEYLIENALTANIGIVYAKKADSYGNLVFDKSARNTNSLVAMAGDITIVEAEEIVELGELNPEEIVTPGVFVDYIIPSKGVNWTWVWEKTYVRK; via the coding sequence ATGAGTAACAATTCATTCGGAAAAATTGTAAATAGTAACGAAATTACACATCTACTTCACGACAACATGTCTATTATGTTCGGCGGGTTTGGTGGTGTTGGAAACCCTCCACTATTGATTGATGCTTTAATAGAAACAGGAATAAATAATTTAACACTAATCGGTAACGATGCGGGTTTTCCTACCATCGGAATAGGAAAATTAGTTAGTTTAGGTAGAGCTAAAAAATTAATTACATCTCACATTGGCTCCAATCCAATTGCAGGGCAATTAATGACAGATGGCAAGCTTGAAATAGAATTTAGTCCTCAAGGAACATTAGCTGAAAGAATACGTGCAGGTGGAGTTGGATTAGGCGGTATATTAGTTGATGTTGGCTTACAAAGTGAAATCGTACGAAACAATAAACCTACAACTTTCATTAACGAAAAAGAATATTTAATAGAAAATGCTCTTACAGCAAATATAGGAATCGTATATGCAAAAAAAGCAGACAGTTACGGAAACTTGGTTTTCGATAAAAGTGCAAGAAACACGAACTCATTAGTGGCAATGGCCGGTGACATCACGATCGTAGAAGCAGAAGAAATAGTAGAATTAGGCGAATTAAATCCAGAAGAGATCGTAACACCTGGAGTATTTGTCGACTACATCATTCCAAGTAAGGGAGTGAACTGGACATGGGTTTGGGAAAAAACGTACGTGAGGAAATAG